GCTCGACACCAGCGAAGAGAACGACGGCGTCGATTGCATCGGCCTGTTCCCGGGCGCGGTGAAGTTCTTCGGCAAAGACCTGCACGAAGACGGCGAACACCTGAAAGTCCCGCACATGGGCTGGAACGAAGTGAAGCAATCGGTGAGTCACGCGCTGTGGCATGACATTCCGGACATGGCGCGTTTCTACTTTGTGCACAGCTATTACATCGCCGCCGCCAATGCGCGGCAGGTGGTGGGCAGCGGTCATTACGGCGTCGATTTCGCCGCAGCACTGGCCGAAGGCTCGCGCTTTGCCGTGCAGTTCCACCCGGAGAAGAGCCATACCCATGGCCTGCAATTGCTGCAGAACTTCGCCGCGTGGGACGGTCGCTGGTAAATGGCCGCCAAGAAGTCCAAGCCGCCGATCCTGACCCTCACTCCCGAGCAGGAGAGTGAGGCCAATCACAAGATCAAACGCTTCATGGAAGATCGTTTCGAACTCGACCTCGGGTCATTCGAAGCGGCCGAGATTCTTGAGTTGTTTACCCGCGAAATTGCTCCGCACTATTACAACAGGGCGATTTTCGATGTGCAGACCCACCTCAAGGAGCGGTTTGACAGCATCGAAAGTGACCTGTGGGCGCTCGAGAAAAACTGATTTCCGAGCCAAGCTGAACATTCAAATTTGAAGGTTTGCCAGATGCTGATTATTCCCGCTATCGATCTTAAAGACGGTGCCTGCGTACGTCTGCGCCAGGGCCGCATGGAAGATTCCACAGTGTTCTCCGATGACCCGGTGAGCATGGCTGCCAAGTGGGTGGAGGGCGGTTGCCGTCGCCTGCATCTGGTCGATCTGAATGGCGCATTCGAAGGCCAGCCGGTCAACGGCGAAGTGGTCACCGCCATCGCCAAGCGTTACCCGACCCTGCCGATCCAGATTGGCGGCGGCATTCGCTCGCTGGAAACCATCGAGCACTACGTCAAGGCTGGCGTGAGCTACGTGATCATCGGCACCAAAGCCGTTAAAGATCCGGCGTTCGTGGCTGAAGCCTGCCGTGCGTTCCCGGGCAAAATCATTGTCGGTCTGGATGCCAAAGACGGTTTTGTCGCTACTGATGGCTGGGCTGAAATCAGCAC
The sequence above is drawn from the Pseudomonas sp. FP2196 genome and encodes:
- the hisH gene encoding imidazole glycerol phosphate synthase subunit HisH yields the protein MQTVAVIDYGMGNLHSVAKALEHVGAGKVLITSDAAVIREADRVVFPGVGAIRDCMAEIRRLGFDSLVREVSQDRPFLGICVGMQALLDTSEENDGVDCIGLFPGAVKFFGKDLHEDGEHLKVPHMGWNEVKQSVSHALWHDIPDMARFYFVHSYYIAAANARQVVGSGHYGVDFAAALAEGSRFAVQFHPEKSHTHGLQLLQNFAAWDGRW
- a CDS encoding DUF2164 domain-containing protein is translated as MAAKKSKPPILTLTPEQESEANHKIKRFMEDRFELDLGSFEAAEILELFTREIAPHYYNRAIFDVQTHLKERFDSIESDLWALEKN
- the hisA gene encoding 1-(5-phosphoribosyl)-5-[(5-phosphoribosylamino)methylideneamino]imidazole-4-carboxamide isomerase yields the protein MLIIPAIDLKDGACVRLRQGRMEDSTVFSDDPVSMAAKWVEGGCRRLHLVDLNGAFEGQPVNGEVVTAIAKRYPTLPIQIGGGIRSLETIEHYVKAGVSYVIIGTKAVKDPAFVAEACRAFPGKIIVGLDAKDGFVATDGWAEISTVQVIDLAKQFEADGVSSIVYTDIAKDGMMQGCNVPFTAALAAATKIPVIASGGIHNLGDIKSLLDAKAPGIIGAITGRAIYEGTLDVAEAQAFCDSYQG